A single region of the Myripristis murdjan chromosome 3, fMyrMur1.1, whole genome shotgun sequence genome encodes:
- the LOC115355120 gene encoding retinal cone rhodopsin-sensitive cGMP 3',5'-cyclic phosphodiesterase subunit gamma-like: MNAAAATDGAKAAPPKFKQKESRQFKSKAPKAGQKGFDNDVPGMEGLGDSAVVCPWEAYGDMELNELAQFGII; encoded by the exons atgaacgcagcagcagcaaccgATGGCGCCAAGGCCGCTCCTCCCAAGTTCAAGCAGAAGGAGTCCAGGCAGTTCAAGAGCAAGGCTCCTAAAGCTGGACAGAAGGG ATTCGACAACGATGTTCCAGGGATGGAGGGCCTTGGCG ACTCGGCGGTGGTCTGCCCCTGGGAGGCGTACGGCGACATGGAGCTGAATGAACTGGCCCAGTTTGGCATCATCTAA